A section of the Brassica napus cultivar Da-Ae unplaced genomic scaffold, Da-Ae ScsIHWf_617;HRSCAF=912, whole genome shotgun sequence genome encodes:
- the LOC106451864 gene encoding serine/threonine-protein kinase UCNL, which produces MESSPSSPPSSPGILNLDSIRALKILGQGATGTVFLAHDVVSVSPSSSSFAVKLVHKSSASSLRRARWEIEVLRRLSVETNQNPFLPRLLASFESPEFFVWAVPYCSGGDLNVLLRRQNDGVFSSSVIRFYVAEIVCALEHLHSMGIAYRDLKPENILIQQSGHVTLTDFDLSRSLKKPTRPEFFQPDPELCTDPKKSRSFSRWVSPAKSESKKTRSARVNPITRRKTSFSSGERSNSFVGTDEYVSPEVIRGDGHDFAVDWWALGVLTYEMMYGETPFKGKSKKETFRNVLVKEPEFAGKPNDLTDLIRRLLVKDSSRRLGSRRGAAEIKEHPFFAGVRWHLLTEVLRPPFIPLRDDGELTVGGFDIREHLEKLRMTVSSALPSPLQSPSHVCRNSDSFIDF; this is translated from the coding sequence ATGGAGTCATCGCCGTCGTCCCCACCTTCATCGCCTGGGATTCTCAACCTCGACTCTATCAGAGCTCTTAAAATCCTCGGACAAGGCGCCACCGGAACTGTCTTCCTCGCACATGACGTTGTTTCTGTctccccttcttcttcttccttcgccGTCAAGCTTGTCCACAAATCGTCAGCCTCCTCTCTCCGCCGTGCACGGTGGGAAATCGAGGTCCTCCGTCGTCTCTCCGTTGAAACGAACCAAAACCCGTTTCTCCCTCGTCTCTTAGCTTCCTTCGAGTCACCGGAATTTTTCGTATGGGCTGTCCCGTATTGCTCCGGCGGCGATCTCAACGTCCTTCTTCGCCGTCAAAACGACGGCGTTTTTAGCTCCTCTGTTATTAGATTCTACGTGGCTGAGATCGTCTGTGCGCTTGAGCATCTTCATTCCATGGGGATCGCTTACAGAGACTTGAAACCAGAGAACATATTGATTCAGCAATCCGGTCACGTTACACTCACCGACTTCGACCTTTCCCGGAGCCTCAAGAAGCCCACCCGACCCGAATTCTTTCAACCCGACCCGGAATTGTGCACCGATCCTAAAAAAAGTCGGAGCTTTTCTCGCTGGGTCTCGCCGGCGAAGTCAGAAAGCAAGAAAACGAGATCCGCTCGGGTCAACCCGATTACTCGCCGGAAAACGAGTTTTTCCTCCGGCGAACGTTCAAATTCCTTCGTCGGAACTGATGAGTACGTCTCGCCGGAGGTAATTCGCGGCGACGGTCACGACTTCGCCGTCGATTGGTGGGCTCTCGGTGTTCTGACGTACGAGATGATGTACGGAGAGACGCCGTTCAAAGGGAAGAGCAAGAAGGAGACTTTTCGAAATGTGCTGGTTAAAGAACCTGAGTTCGCCGGAAAACCAAATGATCTCACGGATCTTATCCGGCGGCTGCTTGTGAAAGACTCGAGTAGGCGGTTAGGCAGCCGCCGTGGCGCAGCGGAGATAAAGGAGCATCCTTTTTTCGCGGGTGTGAGGTGGCATTTGTTAACGGAAGTGTTACGACCTCCGTTTATTCCGTTGAGAGATGACGGGGAATTAACGGTTGGTGGGTTTGATATAAGGGAACATTTGGAGAAACTGAGGATGACGGTGTCATCAGCTCTTCCGTCACCGTTACAATCTCCTTCGCACGTGTGTCGTAACAGCGATTCGTTCATTGATTTCTGA